From the Bdellovibrio reynosensis genome, one window contains:
- a CDS encoding BolA/IbaG family iron-sulfur metabolism protein, producing MGSYYSDYLRHSSRLPVHDLIISAPMTAEQMKERLEQNYSEAKIEVYDLTGTQDHWEVYVESPVFAGMTRIQQHQHVMACFGPELKTGEVHALSIKTKIKA from the coding sequence ATGGGATCATACTACAGCGACTACTTGCGTCATTCAAGTCGACTTCCGGTGCATGATCTGATAATTTCCGCGCCTATGACAGCAGAACAAATGAAAGAACGTTTAGAGCAGAATTATTCCGAGGCTAAGATCGAAGTTTACGATCTGACCGGCACTCAAGATCACTGGGAAGTTTACGTAGAAAGCCCGGTGTTTGCGGGAATGACTCGTATTCAACAACACCAGCATGTGATGGCTTGCTTTGGTCCAGAATTAAAGACCGGCGAGGTTCACGCTCTCTCAATTAAGACTAAAATCAAAGCCTAA
- the grxD gene encoding Grx4 family monothiol glutaredoxin — translation MMTTHEKIDSIVTTNKVVLFMKGTQQFPMCGFSARACAILQDIGVKFHDVNVLDDEGIRQGIKDYGNWPTIPQLYVNKQLVGGSDIMMEMYQSGELQELLKA, via the coding sequence ATAATGACTACACACGAAAAAATTGATTCCATCGTCACTACAAATAAAGTTGTTCTTTTCATGAAAGGAACTCAACAGTTCCCTATGTGCGGATTTTCAGCTCGCGCTTGCGCTATCTTGCAAGACATCGGCGTAAAATTCCATGACGTGAATGTTCTTGATGATGAAGGCATCCGCCAAGGCATCAAAGATTACGGCAACTGGCCGACGATTCCACAACTTTACGTTAACAAGCAACTTGTTGGCGGCAGCGACATCATGATGGAAATGTATCAATCTGGTGAACTTCAAGAATTGTTAAAAGCATAA
- a CDS encoding HNH endonuclease, giving the protein MDYFFSPASSEHQKREKAKARELRLSQWWKQELGKGLCYHCGLRFKPAELTMDHLIPIARGGKSNKNNCVTSCKDCNSKKGYKTRAEMALEELTSSTAVSEDPLTTDNSEDSGD; this is encoded by the coding sequence ATGGATTACTTCTTTTCCCCAGCTTCTTCAGAACACCAAAAGCGCGAAAAAGCCAAGGCTCGCGAATTACGCTTAAGCCAGTGGTGGAAGCAAGAGCTAGGAAAAGGACTTTGTTACCACTGTGGTTTGCGCTTTAAGCCGGCAGAACTAACAATGGACCATTTAATTCCCATCGCTCGCGGGGGAAAATCTAATAAAAATAACTGCGTTACGTCTTGCAAGGACTGCAATTCTAAAAAGGGTTATAAAACCCGGGCTGAAATGGCTTTAGAAGAATTAACCAGTTCAACGGCTGTCAGCGAAGATCCATTGACCACAGATAATAGCGAAGATTCAGGCGATTAA
- a CDS encoding DNA topoisomerase VI, whose translation MAKLLSIRELKIDIPKEARILADKMLKDLENSKRPVLEAVKTSLDNSLYNAKVGYLTPGDKVVRTELNVSSVQKLARVVFMLEILLRNMDIGSVNTKRELYYICKGLIKGNSRLKPLDFEDQPESDAIIDFIGDMLEVYREELNCFANERGGQTYSQQLIVTETMPDGDKATVDLSTLGTAAFQPKNRPQALKLKAKKKIDFCLIVESEGTANTLVSMGFTKRNNCILMGAGGVPSNGVRGWCKLIQNELDVPLYFFGDLDAYTMQNIYRTLKAGSAASLVRNADFSAPEVKFLGVLPEDVKKYDLPHYKVKESDPAEARALKKAKDALENDPFFLDKKNKNLADILRWLIKEKVRCEQQSFFSVDPNDPIKTEKLILEKIKRGSYV comes from the coding sequence ATGGCAAAACTTTTAAGTATCCGTGAATTAAAAATTGATATCCCAAAAGAGGCCCGCATCTTGGCTGACAAGATGTTGAAGGACCTTGAAAACTCAAAACGCCCGGTTTTAGAAGCGGTAAAAACTTCTTTAGACAACTCTCTTTATAACGCCAAAGTGGGTTACCTGACTCCTGGTGATAAAGTCGTTCGTACAGAGTTGAACGTGTCTTCGGTACAAAAGCTGGCGCGTGTGGTGTTCATGCTTGAAATCCTTTTGCGTAACATGGACATCGGTTCCGTGAATACAAAAAGGGAGTTGTACTATATCTGTAAGGGCTTGATTAAAGGGAACTCTCGTTTAAAGCCTTTGGATTTTGAAGATCAGCCAGAATCTGATGCGATCATCGATTTCATCGGCGATATGCTTGAAGTGTATCGTGAAGAATTAAACTGTTTTGCCAATGAACGTGGTGGACAGACTTATTCTCAACAATTGATCGTAACTGAAACGATGCCGGATGGTGATAAAGCCACTGTTGATCTTTCAACTTTAGGTACGGCTGCTTTCCAACCGAAAAACAGACCTCAAGCTTTGAAATTGAAAGCTAAAAAGAAAATCGATTTCTGCTTGATCGTGGAATCAGAAGGTACAGCAAATACGCTTGTGAGCATGGGTTTCACAAAACGTAACAACTGTATCCTAATGGGTGCCGGGGGCGTTCCATCAAATGGTGTTCGTGGATGGTGTAAACTGATCCAAAACGAATTAGATGTGCCTTTGTACTTCTTCGGGGATCTGGATGCGTACACGATGCAAAATATCTATCGTACGTTGAAAGCGGGATCTGCAGCTTCTTTGGTAAGAAATGCCGATTTCTCTGCACCAGAAGTAAAATTCTTGGGCGTATTGCCTGAAGACGTTAAGAAATACGATTTGCCTCACTACAAAGTGAAAGAATCAGATCCAGCTGAAGCCCGCGCTTTGAAAAAAGCCAAGGATGCCTTAGAAAACGATCCGTTCTTCTTGGATAAAAAGAACAAAAACTTGGCGGATATTTTGCGCTGGTTGATCAAAGAAAAAGTACGTTGCGAGCAACAGTCGTTCTTCTCAGTAGATCCTAACGATCCAATTAAGACTGAAAAGTTGATTCTTGAGAAGATCAAACGCGGAAGCTACGTTTAA
- a CDS encoding energy transducer TonB, translating to MAFTLTAPQIIKAPIGVELMMGDSAAPKSSAPVAAPQIEQAQTTTVVDNSDGPAIKEEVKPVAVQPVQASQTAGSAEGSSSKGAVSGREGVADGAEVSPEDRYLYELKKLLERRKRYPMMAKRMGQSGKVTMRFTLNADGSLSASEIIEKSPFDTLNQAAVELVKGIDGMKPFPKEIQRGSWSITVPIEYVLN from the coding sequence TTGGCTTTCACACTTACAGCTCCGCAAATTATCAAAGCGCCAATTGGGGTTGAACTGATGATGGGCGATTCCGCAGCTCCCAAATCTTCGGCACCTGTCGCTGCTCCACAGATTGAACAAGCACAAACGACGACGGTGGTTGATAATTCCGATGGCCCTGCGATTAAAGAAGAAGTGAAACCAGTTGCGGTTCAACCGGTTCAAGCATCACAAACAGCAGGCAGTGCTGAAGGAAGTTCTTCAAAAGGAGCTGTATCGGGTCGTGAAGGTGTAGCAGATGGTGCAGAAGTCAGTCCTGAAGATCGTTACTTGTATGAACTAAAAAAATTGTTAGAGCGTCGCAAACGTTATCCCATGATGGCAAAAAGAATGGGCCAATCAGGAAAAGTAACGATGCGATTTACTTTGAATGCTGACGGGTCTTTGTCTGCAAGTGAGATCATTGAAAAATCACCATTTGATACTTTAAATCAAGCCGCCGTTGAATTAGTAAAAGGCATCGACGGCATGAAGCCCTTCCCGAAAGAAATCCAACGCGGCAGTTGGTCCATCACAGTACCTATCGAATACGTCTTAAATTAA
- a CDS encoding YgaP family membrane protein, producing MRCNVALWDRILRFILGVGLTAYAFAGGPFWAYVGIYGLITSAWGLCPVYGFFRIRTLKDYHRATHNE from the coding sequence ATGAGATGCAACGTAGCCCTGTGGGATCGCATTTTACGGTTTATTTTGGGTGTGGGTTTAACCGCCTACGCTTTTGCCGGCGGTCCTTTTTGGGCCTACGTTGGTATTTATGGCCTCATCACTTCAGCTTGGGGCTTGTGTCCTGTTTATGGGTTCTTTAGAATCAGAACTCTGAAAGATTATCATCGCGCGACTCACAACGAATAA
- a CDS encoding DNA topoisomerase VI subunit B, with protein sequence MSKITKSSTAEYFAKNLQQVGFSSPLKAVLTTLKEAVDNSLDACEQAGILPDLLVEVSKVGTGSTKNTDLIRIVVEDNGPGIEGEDLAKVYGEYLASSKFGRGQCSRGQQGIGISAATTWAQMTNARGVNVVSKTKKMRKAISAQVDVDIKSNTGILKNKETFDWDRDHGTRVEFVLDGRIQLNGDGGLVTYLEGTILVNPHMTITYKLMENDFVTVNRVSQEVPQIPEASLPHPHTFKLGEFITHSTLFGKISLSKFLKTGFSRISDQSISDFTKQGLPKSLLEKPITSLNEDDFKKAFMAVQNTQLMAPSTKSVLTVGEESLSKSITRLGEIDFFAVVTRKPTICDFKPVVVEVALARFKDRNQEADSPVTLLRFANRVPLQFDKSGCAITWAIESVNWKSYGLAQPKDSLPLGQYVFAVSIVSPFIKFKNASKETIDASEELVAEIRLALIQAGQKLSRHIKKEVKEADLERKLAHIEQFGPILVEGLARIIKAPDSRKKKAEEGLRKLLGRDSEEAMADLEAAETKLLEQKKREKKKGIDHDDIEEDVIRSEDLVEEASVPQGTKKTTTKKTTGKKK encoded by the coding sequence GTGAGTAAGATTACTAAAAGTAGTACCGCTGAATATTTTGCGAAGAACCTGCAACAGGTGGGTTTTTCTTCGCCTTTAAAGGCCGTTTTAACGACTTTAAAAGAGGCTGTGGACAACTCTTTAGATGCCTGTGAGCAGGCGGGAATTCTTCCTGACCTTTTAGTTGAAGTTTCTAAAGTAGGAACGGGTTCAACCAAAAATACTGATTTAATTCGCATCGTTGTTGAAGATAACGGCCCTGGTATCGAAGGTGAAGACTTAGCGAAGGTTTACGGGGAGTATCTAGCTTCCTCTAAATTCGGTCGTGGTCAGTGTTCACGCGGTCAACAAGGTATCGGTATCTCTGCAGCAACTACTTGGGCACAAATGACCAATGCCCGCGGTGTAAACGTTGTTTCTAAGACTAAAAAGATGCGTAAAGCGATCTCGGCGCAAGTCGACGTCGATATCAAATCCAACACAGGTATTCTTAAAAACAAAGAGACTTTTGATTGGGATCGCGATCACGGAACTCGCGTTGAATTCGTTTTAGACGGCCGTATCCAGTTAAATGGTGACGGTGGTTTAGTGACTTATTTAGAAGGAACTATCCTTGTAAATCCGCACATGACCATCACTTACAAGTTGATGGAAAATGATTTCGTCACAGTGAATCGTGTTAGCCAAGAAGTGCCGCAAATTCCGGAAGCTTCTTTGCCACATCCTCATACGTTTAAACTCGGTGAGTTCATCACTCACTCGACTTTATTCGGTAAAATCAGCCTTTCTAAGTTCTTAAAAACGGGTTTTTCCCGTATTTCTGATCAATCTATCAGTGATTTTACTAAGCAAGGATTGCCAAAATCCCTGCTTGAAAAGCCAATCACTTCACTGAATGAAGATGATTTCAAAAAAGCGTTCATGGCGGTTCAAAATACTCAGCTTATGGCGCCTTCGACGAAGTCAGTTTTAACTGTGGGTGAGGAATCTTTATCCAAATCCATCACTCGTTTGGGTGAGATCGACTTCTTCGCTGTTGTGACTCGTAAACCGACTATTTGTGACTTTAAACCTGTTGTGGTTGAAGTTGCACTGGCCCGTTTTAAAGATCGCAATCAAGAAGCAGATTCTCCAGTGACTTTACTTCGTTTTGCAAACCGTGTTCCTTTGCAATTTGATAAATCAGGTTGCGCGATCACGTGGGCGATTGAGTCTGTAAACTGGAAATCTTACGGTTTAGCACAACCGAAAGACAGCTTGCCACTAGGCCAATATGTCTTCGCGGTGTCTATCGTCAGTCCATTCATTAAGTTTAAAAATGCTTCTAAAGAAACAATCGATGCTTCTGAAGAGCTAGTAGCTGAAATTCGTCTAGCTTTGATCCAAGCGGGTCAAAAACTTTCTCGTCACATCAAAAAAGAAGTGAAAGAGGCAGATCTAGAAAGAAAACTAGCGCACATCGAACAATTCGGTCCAATCCTTGTTGAAGGTTTAGCAAGAATTATCAAAGCTCCGGATTCTCGTAAGAAAAAAGCCGAAGAAGGTTTAAGAAAACTTCTAGGCCGTGATTCTGAAGAGGCGATGGCAGATCTAGAAGCAGCGGAAACGAAGCTTTTAGAGCAGAAGAAACGTGAAAAGAAAAAAGGTATTGATCACGATGATATCGAAGAAGATGTCATTCGCAGTGAAGACCTGGTCGAAGAAGCCTCAGTTCCCCAAGGAACTAAGAAAACAACGACTAAAAAAACAACCGGTAAAAAGAAATAG
- a CDS encoding cyclic nucleotide-binding domain-containing protein, giving the protein MSVKTFKKGEVIFKDGDKITSVFLIQSGGANQCLIRGKKTIDLYQLGASHILGDQVILGQSTHPTSAIATTETKVLEIPVDALKQQYEGAPQMLKVIIKSLADRLRLAMNDVRSGKLEKDSSPCPEDQVAKTFGAVFHTANHKGDRSQAGRVILEWSMMKQYSQRVFGESPKRMEQAINILVKLKMALYEMGKAPDNPDGPDEIQRVHFLDLPLVESFFEFYQYYYFKSGRSEILKVDELCSQMLDCLLKLAETEQPDRFGIVSVDFTKFSEMCKNEIGLNMNNDHFNRLESKGVLMKRKNAGTGVLLQFEVKEFRSIFQSWKMIKEIDKWNEKGFVDMDEKEEKPKKKSGGPCCPGCAVEVQAGAKFCHECGHKLVMAA; this is encoded by the coding sequence ATGTCGGTAAAAACCTTTAAAAAAGGCGAAGTTATCTTTAAAGACGGAGACAAAATCACTTCCGTTTTCCTGATTCAATCCGGCGGTGCCAATCAGTGTCTAATTCGCGGTAAGAAGACCATCGATTTATATCAATTGGGAGCTTCCCACATCCTTGGCGATCAAGTGATCTTAGGACAAAGCACCCACCCGACCTCTGCGATTGCCACGACTGAAACTAAGGTTCTTGAAATCCCCGTGGATGCTTTAAAACAGCAGTACGAAGGGGCCCCGCAAATGCTAAAGGTGATTATTAAGTCGCTAGCAGATCGTTTGCGTTTGGCGATGAATGATGTGCGTTCTGGTAAGTTAGAAAAAGATTCTTCACCGTGTCCTGAGGACCAAGTTGCTAAAACTTTTGGTGCTGTTTTCCATACTGCAAATCACAAAGGCGATCGCTCGCAAGCGGGTCGCGTGATTTTAGAATGGAGCATGATGAAACAGTACTCTCAACGTGTGTTTGGCGAATCACCAAAGCGCATGGAGCAAGCGATTAACATTCTGGTGAAACTTAAAATGGCCCTGTATGAAATGGGTAAAGCTCCAGATAATCCAGATGGACCAGACGAGATTCAAAGAGTGCACTTCTTAGATCTTCCTTTGGTGGAAAGCTTTTTTGAATTCTATCAATATTATTATTTTAAAAGTGGGCGCTCTGAAATCCTTAAAGTGGATGAACTTTGCAGTCAGATGTTGGATTGCCTGTTAAAACTGGCTGAAACCGAGCAACCGGATCGCTTTGGCATTGTCAGCGTCGACTTCACGAAATTTTCTGAAATGTGCAAAAACGAAATCGGTCTTAATATGAATAATGACCATTTCAACCGCCTTGAATCTAAAGGCGTGTTAATGAAAAGAAAAAATGCAGGAACTGGCGTTTTACTTCAGTTTGAAGTGAAAGAGTTCCGTTCCATCTTCCAAAGCTGGAAGATGATTAAAGAAATCGACAAGTGGAATGAAAAAGGCTTTGTCGATATGGATGAAAAAGAAGAAAAACCTAAGAAAAAATCTGGTGGCCCGTGCTGCCCTGGCTGCGCTGTTGAAGTGCAAGCCGGCGCTAAATTCTGTCATGAATGCGGGCATAAACTAGTTATGGCGGCGTAA
- a CDS encoding PilZ domain-containing protein: MSEALVIFKSINDSAEQEKLLQRLLQSKECITLKDKYDRLIILKAVTTNGTSLTCEFSEEAAMNLPGTELFMGSFQFGGDKYIFETRPVAHGKEVIVSLLNLFHLQKRLNYRYVLPSDYPAAFALSFVNETACQVHCRLLDLSTEGCAVEVTHDALSCNLEDEIKAFVHLGDREPILVQGLIKNIRLKSDNSLVLGVKFNHMAAASEDKIVSSITDLQREVYFRKAA, encoded by the coding sequence ATGAGTGAAGCATTAGTTATCTTTAAGTCCATAAACGACAGTGCTGAACAAGAAAAACTTCTTCAGCGTTTGCTGCAATCAAAAGAATGCATCACGCTTAAGGATAAATATGATCGCTTGATTATACTAAAAGCTGTCACAACCAATGGCACCAGCCTTACTTGTGAATTTTCAGAAGAAGCTGCCATGAATCTTCCTGGCACTGAACTTTTCATGGGAAGCTTTCAATTCGGTGGCGACAAATACATTTTTGAAACACGCCCCGTGGCCCACGGTAAAGAGGTCATAGTTTCGCTTTTAAATCTTTTCCACTTACAGAAACGTCTTAACTATCGTTACGTTCTTCCGTCTGACTACCCTGCTGCGTTTGCGCTTTCATTTGTAAATGAAACCGCCTGCCAGGTTCATTGCCGATTATTGGATCTAAGCACCGAGGGGTGCGCGGTGGAGGTGACTCACGATGCCCTTAGCTGCAATTTGGAAGATGAAATTAAAGCCTTCGTACACTTAGGTGATCGTGAACCGATTCTAGTACAGGGCTTAATTAAAAATATTCGCCTTAAAAGCGATAATTCATTGGTATTAGGTGTGAAATTCAATCATATGGCCGCAGCCAGTGAAGATAAGATTGTGTCTTCCATAACCGACCTGCAACGGGAAGTTTATTTCCGTAAAGCGGCTTAG
- a CDS encoding LTA synthase family protein, with protein sequence MFGPSFRLVKLCALILVAMVFYTLARVEFLAWNWNLFSTKPFADILWSFVVGWRFDISAILMMASPLLLLSFLPWPKAWEKYYSTTTWILFSVLQTPFLILNLIDTEFINFVGRRTTYDSLFVVNEAQGKFLNFFTSYWILFVANTIIVGLFIFSVRWMMKKTLQTQTLQWSEKGKRLKLWFAHGFLCFVALVLAVVGIRGGLQGKPISFVNANVFTVPLLNNLILNSTFTFVKSFGTEKLVRAQYFSDKNEMLKNLNGVNKTSSLDGRRPIKPQNVVIIILESFGEEYLGPVAGKPSYTPFLDSLQQRSLNFKNAYANGRRSIEGVGAVMAGIPALMAEPFISSHFTANYFVGLGTLLDQKNYSSAFFHGGHNGTMFFDSFMQSAGVEKYFGSKEYGNSADDDGVWGIWDEPFLQWMVAQMDSIPQPFMTSVFTLTSHQPYKIPEKYKAQFPEGPIEILKTVSYTDFALKKFFEEAEKKPWFKDTLFIITADHASMHYREEYKNDIGSYRIPLMLYHPTFKFPETDTEMIVQQIDILPTVLDFLGIPEKEKNYLGSSLFAVADKVAVNFNDGRYLLFAKDHYLRWVPGEPEAKMYAINDRESTKEIIENGVRKSELTSKLKATVQYFNEGMWDNKLYYPTR encoded by the coding sequence ATGTTTGGACCCTCGTTTCGTTTAGTAAAGCTTTGTGCCCTGATTTTGGTTGCTATGGTTTTTTACACCCTTGCGCGGGTGGAGTTTTTAGCTTGGAACTGGAACCTATTTAGCACAAAGCCCTTCGCTGATATTTTGTGGTCCTTCGTGGTGGGCTGGCGCTTTGACATTTCAGCCATCCTGATGATGGCGTCTCCGCTTTTACTTCTTTCTTTTTTACCGTGGCCCAAGGCCTGGGAAAAATACTATTCAACAACAACTTGGATTTTATTCAGCGTGCTGCAGACGCCATTTTTAATTTTAAATCTGATCGACACAGAGTTTATTAACTTCGTAGGGCGTAGAACGACCTATGACAGTTTGTTCGTGGTAAATGAAGCCCAAGGAAAGTTCCTTAATTTCTTCACCAGCTACTGGATTTTATTTGTAGCGAACACCATCATCGTGGGTCTTTTTATTTTCTCTGTTCGTTGGATGATGAAAAAGACCTTGCAGACTCAGACCCTGCAGTGGTCGGAAAAAGGGAAGCGTTTAAAGCTGTGGTTCGCCCACGGTTTCCTGTGCTTTGTTGCCTTAGTTCTAGCGGTCGTTGGAATTCGCGGCGGTTTGCAAGGTAAGCCGATCAGCTTTGTAAATGCCAATGTCTTCACCGTGCCACTTTTAAACAACCTGATCCTTAATTCCACTTTCACTTTTGTGAAAAGTTTTGGAACAGAAAAATTAGTACGTGCCCAGTATTTCTCGGATAAAAACGAGATGCTTAAAAACCTGAATGGCGTCAATAAAACATCTTCTTTAGATGGTAGGCGTCCTATTAAACCCCAAAACGTCGTGATCATCATCCTTGAAAGCTTTGGCGAAGAATATCTGGGACCGGTGGCGGGGAAGCCTTCCTACACGCCGTTTTTAGATTCGCTTCAGCAAAGATCTTTGAACTTTAAAAATGCCTACGCCAACGGACGCCGATCTATTGAAGGGGTGGGGGCCGTAATGGCAGGAATTCCTGCATTAATGGCAGAGCCTTTTATCTCGTCCCACTTTACCGCAAACTATTTCGTGGGTTTGGGAACATTGCTTGATCAAAAAAATTATTCCTCAGCCTTTTTCCATGGCGGGCATAACGGCACGATGTTCTTTGACTCCTTCATGCAAAGTGCTGGGGTTGAAAAGTATTTTGGTTCTAAAGAGTACGGTAACAGCGCTGATGATGACGGTGTTTGGGGAATTTGGGACGAGCCGTTCTTACAATGGATGGTGGCGCAGATGGATTCAATACCACAGCCATTCATGACTTCGGTCTTCACTTTAACGTCCCATCAGCCCTACAAAATTCCGGAAAAGTACAAAGCGCAGTTCCCAGAAGGTCCAATTGAAATTCTGAAAACTGTTTCTTATACGGACTTTGCTTTAAAAAAATTCTTTGAAGAGGCTGAAAAAAAGCCGTGGTTTAAGGACACTTTATTCATAATCACCGCGGACCACGCATCAATGCATTATCGTGAGGAGTATAAGAACGATATTGGTTCTTACCGCATTCCGTTAATGCTTTATCATCCGACATTCAAATTCCCTGAAACCGACACTGAAATGATCGTTCAACAAATTGATATTCTGCCGACGGTTTTAGACTTTTTAGGTATCCCCGAAAAAGAAAAGAACTATCTAGGCAGCTCTTTGTTTGCGGTCGCCGACAAAGTGGCGGTGAATTTTAACGATGGCCGCTATCTGCTTTTTGCAAAGGACCATTACCTGCGTTGGGTCCCCGGGGAGCCTGAAGCAAAGATGTACGCTATCAATGATCGTGAAAGCACAAAAGAAATTATTGAAAACGGAGTGCGTAAGTCAGAACTTACAAGCAAGCTTAAAGCCACGGTTCAATATTTTAATGAAGGGATGTGGGACAATAAACTTTATTATCCCACCAGATAA
- a CDS encoding ArnT family glycosyltransferase produces the protein MFLPIANETKDATVIRDFWKQQNLSQKVTILFILTIFFRAFFSLNIGLIDDEAYHWSWAKWLELSYFDHPAMIAWMEAITTQIFGDTYLGVRLPGFLCFIGTVVLLYKLTKDLFDEWAAIFVGFILLWSPFWGFGGYVASPEPPFMLTWVAAAYVFWQGVREDHKAWTIKKTWLYLGVIMGLGLNSKFIIALLAPGFALYLLSTPGHRKDLLSPWPWIGFLIATAISMPIFVWNHLHEWPGFKYQFHDRHQGSTFSLNRWSVFFAAQLLFYTPFLYVLVGLTFITSFLRFKDPRWRFLFCLAAPSIFIFYPQPLFAEYKPHWSGAAVTLLLMGAGHIWSQGLTWGQRQIVKARSKVYTYGILAFFVPLALITYTPFAYPWIPKAYKLFNPNGEWKTTYDFSNEFTGWEELGTYLNRRQREIHAESGRKPFLAAHRYETTAQTTWGTKQKVYMLSSTVSHYTVMQTPEEMNNLKGQDAIFISTEKYPAIATEWAAWDSCEKEELKTFRHGIHARTFNIYYCKNFQGIIQ, from the coding sequence ATGTTCCTGCCAATTGCCAATGAAACTAAGGATGCAACAGTGATTCGCGATTTTTGGAAACAGCAAAATCTTTCGCAAAAAGTTACGATCTTATTTATTCTAACTATTTTTTTTAGAGCCTTTTTTTCTTTAAACATCGGTCTGATCGATGATGAGGCTTACCACTGGTCTTGGGCAAAGTGGTTGGAACTTTCTTATTTCGATCACCCGGCAATGATCGCATGGATGGAAGCCATCACCACGCAAATTTTCGGCGACACCTATTTAGGGGTCCGCCTGCCTGGCTTCCTATGTTTCATCGGAACAGTCGTTTTACTTTATAAACTTACTAAAGATCTTTTTGATGAATGGGCTGCGATCTTTGTCGGCTTCATTCTGCTGTGGTCCCCGTTCTGGGGCTTTGGCGGTTATGTCGCATCACCTGAACCACCTTTCATGCTGACTTGGGTGGCTGCGGCTTACGTATTCTGGCAAGGCGTTCGTGAAGATCATAAAGCTTGGACGATCAAAAAAACTTGGCTGTATCTAGGTGTGATCATGGGTCTTGGATTAAATTCCAAGTTTATCATCGCACTTCTGGCGCCGGGTTTTGCGCTTTATTTGCTAAGCACGCCCGGTCACCGTAAGGATCTTTTAAGCCCGTGGCCATGGATTGGATTCTTAATCGCGACAGCGATCTCAATGCCCATCTTTGTTTGGAATCACTTGCATGAATGGCCAGGGTTTAAATACCAATTCCACGATCGCCACCAAGGCAGCACTTTTAGTCTGAATCGCTGGTCGGTGTTCTTTGCTGCACAGCTATTATTCTATACTCCGTTTTTATACGTATTAGTTGGATTAACCTTCATCACTTCATTCTTAAGATTCAAAGATCCGCGCTGGAGATTTCTATTCTGCTTAGCGGCTCCATCTATCTTCATATTCTATCCACAGCCATTATTTGCTGAATATAAACCTCACTGGAGTGGCGCTGCAGTGACGCTTTTATTGATGGGAGCTGGTCACATTTGGTCGCAGGGTTTAACCTGGGGGCAACGCCAGATCGTAAAAGCACGAAGCAAAGTTTACACTTACGGAATTTTGGCTTTCTTTGTTCCATTGGCGCTAATCACTTACACGCCATTTGCTTATCCGTGGATTCCAAAAGCGTACAAACTTTTTAATCCTAACGGTGAATGGAAAACCACTTATGACTTCAGTAATGAATTTACGGGCTGGGAGGAATTAGGAACTTACCTAAATCGCCGTCAAAGAGAAATCCACGCTGAAAGTGGAAGAAAGCCCTTCTTAGCAGCTCATCGTTATGAAACAACAGCTCAGACAACCTGGGGAACAAAACAAAAAGTGTACATGCTCAGCTCAACAGTGAGCCACTACACTGTGATGCAAACTCCAGAAGAGATGAATAATCTTAAAGGCCAAGACGCAATTTTTATCAGCACAGAAAAATATCCTGCCATTGCAACCGAATGGGCGGCCTGGGATTCCTGTGAAAAGGAAGAATTAAAAACCTTCCGTCACGGCATTCACGCCCGAACGTTTAACATTTATTACTGCAAAAACTTCCAGGGCATCATCCAGTAG